The genomic interval TATAAACGCATCAATCTGAGGATGGAAAAAATGCTTGCCGACGGTTTATTGAAAGAAATTGAAGACCTTTTGGCGATGGGTTACTCGGATTCGTCTCCGGCATTGAACTGTATGGTATATAAAGAATTCCTTCCGTATTTTAACAGAGCAGCGAAAGTTGAAGAATGTGCAGTTCTGGCAGCTCAGCATCAAAGAAATTATGCCAAAAGACAAATAACCTGGAATCGGAAATAT from Candidatus Cloacimonas sp. carries:
- a CDS encoding tRNA dimethylallyltransferase — translated: YKRINLRMEKMLADGLLKEIEDLLAMGYSDSSPALNCMVYKEFLPYFNRAAKVEECAVLAAQHQRNYAKRQITWNRKYIFNLTTDSSSIILSEIITKIEDGLKK